A genomic stretch from uncultured Cohaesibacter sp. includes:
- the ruvA gene encoding Holliday junction branch migration protein RuvA, with product MIGKLKGLIDEYADGYVIVDVGGVGYEVYCSNQTLQSLPSVGEAATVLIETHVREDQIKLFGFATALERDWFRLLTTVQGVGQKVALAILSTLKISELTSAIALQDKTMVARSPGVGPKVAQRIVSELKDKTPSLAATDGAVANLQAEIDAVGAPKAMAEAVSALSNLGYSQVQAGAAVATIIKREGEGLDTASLIRRALKELSQ from the coding sequence ATGATTGGCAAGCTCAAGGGGTTGATCGATGAATATGCTGACGGCTATGTCATCGTTGATGTCGGTGGCGTTGGCTATGAGGTTTATTGCTCGAACCAGACTCTGCAATCACTGCCCTCGGTCGGGGAAGCTGCCACGGTTCTGATTGAAACCCATGTGCGGGAAGACCAGATCAAGCTTTTCGGCTTTGCCACAGCGCTTGAGCGCGACTGGTTCCGGCTTTTGACCACGGTGCAAGGGGTTGGGCAGAAAGTGGCTCTGGCGATTCTCTCGACCCTGAAGATCTCCGAGCTTACTTCGGCTATTGCCTTGCAGGACAAGACCATGGTGGCGCGTTCGCCCGGTGTCGGTCCGAAGGTGGCCCAGCGGATCGTTTCAGAGCTGAAGGACAAGACGCCGAGCCTTGCGGCAACCGATGGTGCCGTCGCCAATCTGCAGGCCGAGATCGATGCTGTTGGCGCACCAAAGGCCATGGCAGAGGCGGTTTCGGCGCTCTCCAATCTGGGCTATTCTCAGGTGCAGGCCGGCGCAGCGGTGGCCACCATTATCAAGCGGGAAGGGGAAGGGCTGGATACGGCCTCTCTCATTCGTCGTGCGCTCAAGGAGCTTAGCCAATGA
- the ruvB gene encoding Holliday junction branch migration DNA helicase RuvB: MIEEEERLVAAGPREEETDRALRPQMLDDFVGQAQARANLSIFIEAARTRKEALDHVLFVGPPGLGKTTLAQIVSHELGVNFKSTSGPVIAKAGDLAALLTNLEENDVLFIDEIHRLNPAVEEILYPAMEDFQLDLIIGEGPAARSVKIDLAKFTLVAATTRLGLLTTPLRDRFGIPVRLNFYTVEELEYIVTRGARLMGVSITKDGATEIARRSRGTPRIAGRLLRRVRDVAIVQAGGEISRELADRALQMLEVDNEGLDALDRRYLTMIATSFGGGPVGVETIAAALSEPRDAIEEIIEPYLIQQGFIQRTPRGRLLAPKAFAHLGLAVPQKDTPPQMGLFAEGIDDA; the protein is encoded by the coding sequence ATGATTGAAGAGGAAGAGCGCCTTGTTGCGGCGGGCCCACGCGAGGAAGAGACAGATCGGGCTTTGCGGCCACAGATGCTGGATGATTTCGTCGGGCAGGCACAGGCACGCGCCAATCTCTCCATTTTCATTGAGGCGGCCCGCACGCGCAAGGAAGCGCTTGACCATGTTCTGTTTGTCGGCCCTCCGGGGCTGGGCAAGACGACACTGGCGCAGATTGTTTCCCACGAGTTGGGCGTCAATTTCAAATCCACTTCGGGCCCGGTCATTGCCAAAGCCGGAGATCTGGCGGCCTTGCTGACCAATCTGGAAGAAAATGATGTGCTCTTCATCGATGAAATCCACAGACTCAATCCGGCGGTGGAAGAAATTCTCTACCCGGCAATGGAGGATTTCCAGCTTGATCTGATCATCGGCGAAGGGCCTGCTGCCCGTTCGGTGAAGATTGATCTGGCTAAATTCACCCTTGTTGCAGCGACAACGCGGCTTGGGCTTTTGACCACGCCTTTGCGGGATCGCTTCGGGATTCCGGTTCGTCTCAATTTTTATACTGTGGAAGAACTGGAGTATATTGTCACACGTGGGGCCCGTTTGATGGGGGTTTCCATCACCAAGGATGGGGCGACCGAGATCGCTCGTCGTTCGCGCGGAACACCCCGCATCGCTGGCAGACTTCTGCGGCGTGTGCGAGATGTCGCCATCGTTCAGGCCGGTGGTGAAATCAGTCGTGAATTGGCAGACCGCGCCCTACAGATGCTCGAAGTTGACAATGAGGGGCTCGACGCCCTAGACAGGCGGTACCTGACCATGATCGCGACCTCCTTTGGTGGCGGGCCGGTTGGTGTAGAGACCATAGCCGCAGCGCTCTCGGAACCACGGGACGCTATTGAAGAGATAATAGAGCCTTATTTGATCCAGCAGGGTTTCATCCAGCGCACGCCGCGTGGACGCCTGTTGGCGCCAAAGGCTTTTGCCCATCTTGGGTTGGCTGTGCCTCAGAAAGACACTCCTCCACAAATGGGCCTGTTTGCTGAAGGAATTGATGATGCCTGA
- the ybgC gene encoding tol-pal system-associated acyl-CoA thioesterase: MMPEHRNEGDWPDLAGRLTDYGHQQMIRVYYEDTDFSGIVYHASYLRFIERGRSDFIRLLGVQHSALDSGENGERLALAVRHMDINYLRSAHIDDILKVETRINTVKGARMILDQQILRGEEVLFTAQVTVVAVTREGKPRRLPEKMRKILVP; the protein is encoded by the coding sequence ATGATGCCTGAGCATCGCAACGAAGGCGACTGGCCAGATCTTGCCGGTCGTTTGACTGACTACGGACATCAACAGATGATCCGGGTTTACTACGAAGACACAGATTTTTCCGGTATCGTTTATCATGCCTCCTACCTGCGGTTTATCGAACGGGGGCGCTCTGATTTTATAAGGCTTTTAGGGGTGCAGCATAGCGCTCTTGACAGTGGCGAGAATGGCGAGCGTCTGGCTTTGGCCGTGCGCCATATGGATATCAATTATCTTCGCTCAGCCCATATCGACGACATTCTGAAGGTTGAAACCCGCATCAACACCGTCAAGGGTGCCCGCATGATCCTTGATCAGCAGATCCTGCGCGGGGAAGAGGTGTTGTTTACCGCACAGGTCACCGTTGTTGCGGTTACCCGCGAAGGAAAGCCCCGCCGGTTGCCTGAAAAAATGCGAAAAATTTTGGTCCCCTGA
- the tolQ gene encoding protein TolQ: MPNEVVQTALANATADVSLMTLFMQAHIVVKIVMIGLMAASVWSWAIIIDKSLLYTRTKRQMDRFEKVFWSGQSLEDLYQTLSGRPNHAMAALFVAAMREWKRSFEGQARSVAGLPARLEKVLDVTLSREVDRLEKRLLFLATVGSAAPFVGLFGTVWGIMSSFQGIAASKNTSLAVVAPGIAEALFATAIGLVAAIPAVIAYNKLASIASQHAMRLEGFADEFSAILSRLMDERG; encoded by the coding sequence ATGCCCAATGAGGTTGTGCAAACAGCCCTAGCCAATGCCACTGCCGATGTATCTCTGATGACCCTGTTCATGCAGGCTCATATTGTGGTCAAGATAGTGATGATTGGCTTGATGGCTGCGTCGGTCTGGTCTTGGGCGATCATTATCGACAAGAGTTTGCTTTACACGCGCACCAAGCGTCAGATGGATCGCTTTGAAAAGGTTTTCTGGTCCGGGCAGTCTCTTGAAGATCTTTACCAGACGCTCTCGGGGCGTCCCAATCATGCAATGGCGGCGCTGTTCGTTGCTGCGATGCGTGAATGGAAGCGCAGTTTCGAGGGGCAGGCCCGCTCGGTTGCCGGGTTGCCCGCGCGCCTTGAGAAGGTGCTTGATGTGACCCTGTCGCGTGAGGTGGATCGACTGGAAAAACGCCTGCTATTTCTGGCAACGGTCGGCTCGGCTGCGCCCTTTGTTGGCCTGTTCGGTACGGTTTGGGGCATCATGAGCTCGTTTCAGGGCATTGCTGCGTCCAAGAATACCTCTCTTGCCGTGGTCGCCCCTGGCATCGCGGAAGCTCTGTTCGCAACGGCGATCGGGCTCGTTGCCGCTATTCCTGCGGTTATTGCCTACAACAAGCTGGCGTCCATCGCCTCCCAGCATGCCATGCGCCTTGAAGGCTTTGCCGATGAGTTCTCCGCGATCCTGTCGCGTTTGATGGACGAAAGGGGTTAA
- the tolR gene encoding protein TolR produces MGMGSMGSPGTSRRRGARRAMRHRPVAEINVTPMVDVMLVLLIIFMVSAPMMTVGVPLNLPESTAKPLSSQTEPLTLSIRKDGSIYLQDQQVEFDALVQTLLGVAENGYEERIFVRGDKDVDYGSIMKVMGAMNRAGFKKIGLVSTEELQ; encoded by the coding sequence ATGGGTATGGGCTCGATGGGATCTCCGGGAACGTCACGCAGGCGCGGCGCACGCCGTGCGATGCGTCACAGGCCGGTGGCTGAAATCAACGTGACGCCCATGGTTGACGTCATGCTGGTGCTGCTCATCATTTTCATGGTGTCGGCGCCGATGATGACGGTTGGCGTTCCGCTCAATTTGCCTGAAAGCACGGCCAAGCCTCTCTCAAGCCAGACAGAGCCGCTGACACTTTCCATTCGCAAGGATGGCAGCATCTATCTGCAGGATCAGCAGGTGGAATTTGATGCTCTGGTGCAGACCCTGCTCGGCGTTGCTGAGAATGGCTATGAAGAGCGAATTTTCGTGCGCGGCGACAAGGATGTAGATTATGGCTCCATCATGAAGGTGATGGGGGCGATGAATCGCGCCGGTTTCAAGAAAATCGGGCTGGTTAGCACCGAGGAGCTTCAATAA
- a CDS encoding cell envelope biogenesis protein TolA, with product MSDLEILPIELVSVSDVTDVVKGEATAEVQDKVKEATKKTPEPIEEIPEPAPKVAPKPEKAAPQEQAEPQPPVAEPDPVPTQEPEPVPEPEPEPQPQPDVTPEPEPTPEPEPEKPAEVAPKPIAALPKIKPRIPRKPAKQEEPKRDFDLNALKALANQNDTGAPTRSGEQDQSASFGSRNGTEAAAMTQSELDALRAQISRCWSPPVGAVDASQLAVKIEFGLDRQGNVNFGPQPIQYPANQFGVAAAESAMRAVRRCAPYSLPADKYEAWRRVRINFDPSDMF from the coding sequence GTGAGCGACCTGGAAATCCTGCCGATCGAACTGGTCTCTGTCTCCGATGTGACCGATGTGGTCAAGGGGGAGGCCACTGCAGAGGTGCAGGACAAGGTCAAGGAAGCCACCAAAAAGACGCCTGAACCGATAGAAGAAATTCCAGAGCCTGCGCCCAAGGTTGCCCCCAAACCGGAAAAAGCCGCGCCTCAGGAGCAGGCTGAACCGCAGCCGCCAGTCGCAGAGCCTGATCCGGTTCCCACGCAGGAACCCGAGCCTGTGCCAGAACCCGAGCCGGAACCGCAGCCTCAGCCGGATGTGACGCCAGAGCCAGAGCCTACGCCGGAACCTGAGCCTGAGAAGCCTGCGGAAGTGGCGCCCAAACCGATTGCCGCCTTGCCCAAGATCAAGCCCCGTATTCCGCGCAAGCCTGCAAAACAGGAAGAGCCGAAGCGTGATTTTGATCTCAATGCACTCAAGGCGCTCGCCAATCAGAATGACACAGGCGCCCCCACGCGCAGCGGCGAGCAGGATCAATCCGCTTCCTTCGGCTCCAGAAATGGCACCGAAGCGGCTGCTATGACGCAAAGCGAACTGGATGCCTTGCGGGCGCAGATTTCCCGTTGTTGGTCTCCGCCGGTTGGTGCCGTGGATGCGTCACAATTGGCTGTAAAGATCGAATTTGGCCTTGATCGGCAAGGAAATGTGAATTTCGGACCTCAGCCGATCCAATATCCGGCCAACCAGTTTGGCGTAGCTGCCGCCGAAAGCGCCATGCGCGCCGTGCGTCGGTGTGCTCCCTATTCGTTGCCTGCCGACAAATATGAAGCATGGCGCCGTGTCAGGATCAATTTTGATCCGAGTGACATGTTCTAG
- the tolB gene encoding Tol-Pal system beta propeller repeat protein TolB — translation MTMKAALLPLVALAILSSMAMVRPSYALIEIDITRGNIQPMPIAITDFNGVEQGVEISKVIEADLQRSGLFSPLDRNTFLQKNLSSSTVPSFPNWTVINAQALVTGTVTREADGRLKAEFRLWDVYAGKQMTGQQFFTTPENWRRVAHIISDAIYERLTGEKGYFDTRIVFVDESGPKDGRVKRLAIMDQDGANVRYLTDGSNLVLTPRFSPTKQEITYMALENGDPRAYLLNIETGRRSVVGQFPGMSFSSRFSPDGQSIALSLQQGGDANIYRMDLRNGKITRLTNSASIDTSPSFSPDGRHITFESDRGGKQQIYVMGVDGSNVQRISFGDGSYSTPVWSPRGDLIAFTKRYKGQFQIGVMKTDGSRERILVSGFHNEGPTWAPNGRVLMFFSESQGANGGPKLYSIDLTGRNKYMVPTPAFASDPAWSPLID, via the coding sequence ATGACCATGAAAGCCGCCTTGTTGCCTCTTGTGGCCCTTGCCATTCTGTCCAGCATGGCCATGGTGCGGCCAAGCTATGCCTTGATCGAAATTGACATCACGCGCGGCAATATCCAGCCGATGCCGATTGCTATCACCGATTTTAACGGTGTGGAGCAGGGCGTGGAGATTTCCAAGGTCATCGAGGCCGATTTGCAGCGCTCCGGCCTTTTCTCTCCGCTCGATCGCAACACATTCCTGCAGAAAAACCTGTCTTCTTCTACCGTGCCGTCCTTTCCAAACTGGACTGTGATCAACGCTCAGGCGCTGGTAACGGGCACTGTGACACGGGAAGCGGATGGCCGGCTCAAGGCGGAGTTTCGACTCTGGGATGTTTATGCCGGCAAGCAGATGACCGGACAGCAGTTTTTCACCACACCGGAAAATTGGCGCCGTGTCGCGCATATCATCTCGGACGCCATTTACGAGCGTCTGACCGGTGAGAAGGGCTATTTTGATACGCGCATCGTCTTTGTCGATGAAAGCGGGCCCAAGGATGGACGCGTCAAGCGGTTGGCCATTATGGATCAGGATGGAGCCAATGTGCGCTATTTAACGGATGGCAGCAATCTGGTTCTGACCCCGCGTTTTTCGCCGACCAAACAGGAAATTACCTATATGGCGCTGGAAAACGGGGATCCGCGCGCCTATCTGCTCAACATCGAAACCGGACGTCGGTCCGTTGTTGGTCAGTTTCCGGGCATGAGCTTCTCTTCCCGTTTCTCTCCTGATGGTCAGAGCATTGCACTCAGCCTGCAGCAGGGTGGCGACGCCAACATCTATCGCATGGATTTGCGCAATGGCAAGATCACGCGTCTGACCAACTCAGCCTCTATTGACACAAGCCCGAGCTTCTCGCCCGATGGTCGCCATATCACCTTTGAAAGTGACCGCGGCGGTAAGCAGCAGATCTATGTCATGGGGGTTGATGGCTCCAATGTGCAGCGCATCAGCTTTGGTGATGGCAGTTATTCAACGCCGGTATGGTCACCAAGGGGGGATCTTATTGCCTTCACCAAGCGCTATAAGGGTCAGTTCCAGATCGGGGTCATGAAGACAGACGGCTCACGCGAGCGGATCCTCGTGAGTGGTTTCCACAATGAGGGACCAACATGGGCGCCCAATGGTCGCGTGCTGATGTTCTTCTCGGAAAGCCAGGGGGCGAATGGTGGACCAAAGCTTTATTCCATCGATCTGACCGGGCGTAACAAATACATGGTGCCGACTCCGGCCTTTGCTTCGGACCCGGCCTGGTCGCCTCTGATCGACTGA
- the pal gene encoding peptidoglycan-associated lipoprotein Pal, giving the protein MSNRAKSSIRVVFGVALLTALAACSSTPDKLNGGAGLNSATPGTTQDFVVNVGDRVFFDTDSSDLNYSAQATLDKQATWLQQYPNYRIAIEGHADERGTREYNIALGARRANSVRNYLVSKGIQSGRLSTKSYGKERPVAVCDDISCWSQNRRAVTTLAN; this is encoded by the coding sequence ATGTCAAATCGTGCAAAATCTTCCATTCGTGTTGTATTCGGCGTCGCTCTGCTGACTGCGTTGGCAGCCTGTTCTTCGACGCCTGACAAGTTGAATGGTGGTGCTGGCCTTAACTCGGCAACCCCGGGGACGACGCAGGATTTCGTGGTCAATGTTGGCGACCGAGTCTTCTTTGACACCGATAGTTCCGATCTGAACTATTCGGCACAGGCCACATTGGATAAACAGGCTACATGGCTGCAGCAATATCCCAACTATCGCATTGCGATTGAAGGGCATGCCGACGAACGAGGCACACGCGAATACAACATCGCGCTGGGCGCGCGCCGTGCGAACTCGGTGCGCAACTATCTCGTCTCCAAAGGCATTCAGTCCGGCCGCCTGTCGACCAAATCCTATGGCAAGGAACGTCCAGTTGCTGTCTGCGATGATATTTCTTGCTGGTCTCAGAACCGCCGCGCCGTTACGACGCTGGCAAACTGA
- the ybgF gene encoding tol-pal system protein YbgF, translating to MNRFLVAMMALVVGGSGTAFASSRVSQDVLASRIGALETQVADHGVPMPPMPIAQQPERMQVAQSAASLAVRVDRLEEQMRQYNGQIEELNFRVRQLQEQLQRFQEDTEFRFQDLEGGKRPRRSSSNRPQPSNPSPQQFDKLGSPPQSLGSLSQNQTPQNNDLGGPNLIGQAPGNNGAAPIDLSSMLGGGGAPQPAATNGSYGADSSGGLTGDPNSDYDVAYGYMLQSDYVAAEQAFQQFVGAYSQDRRIADGYYWLGEAKFQQGKYRDAIQVFLDAYSKYPSAQKAPDMLLRTGMSLRQINERDAACATYEELLQKFPNASSAIRQRVRAEIQSAKC from the coding sequence ATGAATAGATTTTTGGTAGCCATGATGGCGCTGGTCGTTGGCGGAAGTGGAACGGCTTTCGCCTCCAGCCGTGTTTCTCAGGATGTGTTGGCCAGCCGGATCGGGGCTCTTGAAACTCAGGTGGCCGATCATGGTGTGCCGATGCCGCCAATGCCGATCGCGCAGCAACCCGAGCGCATGCAGGTTGCCCAGTCGGCCGCCAGCCTTGCGGTGCGGGTGGATCGCCTTGAAGAGCAGATGCGGCAATATAACGGTCAGATCGAAGAGCTCAATTTCCGTGTGCGCCAGTTGCAGGAACAGCTGCAGCGTTTTCAGGAAGATACCGAGTTCCGCTTTCAGGATCTGGAAGGTGGCAAGCGCCCTCGGCGATCTTCCAGTAACCGGCCCCAACCGAGCAATCCCTCCCCACAGCAGTTTGACAAGCTTGGCAGCCCCCCACAAAGTCTGGGTAGCCTTTCGCAAAATCAGACGCCTCAAAACAATGATTTGGGTGGTCCGAATCTGATCGGCCAAGCGCCGGGGAACAATGGGGCTGCACCGATCGATCTCTCGTCCATGCTGGGCGGCGGAGGGGCCCCACAACCTGCGGCGACCAACGGTTCTTATGGTGCCGATTCCTCTGGCGGGCTGACCGGAGACCCGAATTCGGACTATGATGTGGCCTATGGGTATATGCTACAGAGCGACTATGTGGCCGCTGAACAGGCCTTCCAGCAGTTTGTTGGCGCCTATAGTCAGGATCGTCGCATTGCCGATGGCTATTACTGGTTGGGGGAAGCCAAATTCCAGCAGGGCAAATATCGCGATGCCATTCAGGTCTTTCTCGATGCCTATTCCAAATATCCAAGTGCGCAGAAAGCCCCCGACATGCTGCTAAGAACCGGCATGTCTCTGCGTCAGATCAACGAACGTGATGCGGCTTGCGCGACCTATGAGGAATTGCTGCAAAAATTCCCCAATGCCTCATCCGCCATCCGCCAGCGCGTGCGGGCAGAGATTCAAAGTGCCAAATGCTAA
- the tilS gene encoding tRNA lysidine(34) synthetase TilS: MPNANVTTAEDFSSKAQPLSDAELDAAFSFMFDALCKAHPARLEDVAEASGKPRLPLLLAVSGGADSLSLMVLCHEWVERNKLPVDLHVASVDHRLRPEAEDECAYVGKLARMRGIEHATLVWEGEKSHSNLQGEARKARYRLLSEHARKLGCGHIVIAHHQNDQAETLLMRLIRGSGVTGLAAMRPQQAFGAVSLLRPLMAFPKTRLKASLEVRSIDWLEDPSNQSPGYMRVRVRSLLPVFAQEGCDSARLAATARRLQRADQALDEIAYGFYPRHIASEPGLSLSVSLADLKRQCEEIRLRLLRIMIARVAGPAYPPREEKLLAIDAALCESEFPEDRVKRTVAGCCFEALGGRLWVYREPGRDRPDIALASPTEVNWLGLYSVKLSNALSGGKPVGTYSDLVLRPLGEDGRRMLIKEGYLFPQERWSGESGPKGIIEALPSVWCNGRPQYVADWPKVEAVDEFEVEFEEKHPNFAANETIE; encoded by the coding sequence GTGCCAAATGCTAATGTAACGACCGCTGAAGACTTTTCGTCCAAGGCCCAGCCGCTGTCCGATGCAGAATTGGACGCGGCCTTTTCTTTTATGTTCGATGCCCTGTGCAAAGCGCATCCTGCGCGCCTGGAGGATGTGGCCGAAGCATCTGGGAAACCGCGCCTTCCGCTTTTGTTGGCGGTTTCCGGAGGCGCAGACTCTCTCTCTCTTATGGTGCTTTGTCATGAGTGGGTGGAGCGGAACAAGCTCCCTGTTGATCTCCATGTTGCCAGCGTTGACCACCGCTTGCGCCCTGAGGCCGAGGATGAATGCGCCTATGTTGGCAAACTTGCCCGAATGCGTGGCATCGAGCATGCGACCCTTGTCTGGGAAGGGGAAAAGTCTCATTCCAATCTTCAGGGGGAAGCGCGCAAGGCCCGATACAGGCTTTTGTCAGAGCATGCTAGAAAGCTGGGCTGTGGTCATATCGTCATTGCCCATCATCAGAATGATCAGGCCGAAACATTGCTTATGCGGTTGATCCGCGGCAGTGGAGTGACCGGTTTGGCGGCAATGCGACCGCAGCAGGCTTTTGGAGCCGTTAGCCTACTGCGGCCCTTGATGGCTTTCCCCAAGACGCGGCTGAAGGCAAGCCTTGAGGTGCGATCAATCGACTGGCTTGAGGATCCGAGCAATCAGAGCCCGGGTTACATGCGCGTGCGTGTGCGCTCCCTGTTGCCGGTATTTGCGCAAGAAGGATGCGATTCTGCCAGATTGGCGGCAACTGCACGGCGATTGCAGCGGGCTGATCAGGCATTGGATGAAATTGCTTATGGGTTTTACCCGCGACATATTGCCTCAGAACCGGGGCTGTCTCTGTCTGTTTCGCTTGCCGATCTGAAAAGGCAATGTGAAGAGATCCGCCTTCGGCTGCTGCGCATCATGATCGCAAGGGTGGCCGGTCCTGCTTATCCGCCAAGGGAGGAAAAGCTATTGGCCATTGATGCGGCTCTTTGTGAAAGCGAATTCCCTGAAGACAGAGTGAAGCGCACGGTGGCTGGTTGTTGCTTTGAGGCGTTGGGCGGGCGTTTGTGGGTCTATCGTGAACCGGGGCGCGATAGACCGGATATTGCGCTTGCAAGCCCGACCGAGGTGAACTGGCTGGGGCTCTATAGCGTAAAGCTTTCAAATGCTTTGTCGGGCGGTAAGCCGGTAGGGACGTACTCAGACTTGGTGTTGCGTCCCTTGGGGGAGGACGGGCGCAGGATGTTGATCAAGGAGGGGTATCTGTTCCCCCAGGAAAGATGGAGCGGCGAATCTGGTCCCAAAGGGATCATTGAGGCGCTTCCGTCTGTTTGGTGCAACGGACGCCCCCAATATGTGGCAGACTGGCCGAAAGTTGAGGCGGTCGATGAATTTGAGGTTGAATTTGAGGAAAAACATCCGAATTTCGCCGCAAATGAAACGATAGAGTAA
- the ftsH gene encoding ATP-dependent zinc metalloprotease FtsH — protein MNANFRSLALWVIIGLLLVALFQLFQSPAQQANTQEIPFSQFVTDVEQGRVKSVTIVGQQVTGQMSDSSGFQTYLPQNDTTLIPLLQENGVSITAKPQTESFSLLNALISWFPMILILAVWIFFMRQMQGGGKAMGFGKSKAKLLTEAQGRVVFEDVAGVDEAKEDLQEIVEFLRDPQKFQRLGGRIPRGVLLVGPPGTGKTLLGKAIAGEANVPFFSISGSDFVEMFVGVGASRVRDMFEQAKKNAPCIIFIDEIDAVGRHRGAGLGGGNDEREQTLNQLLVEMDGFEANEGVILVAATNRPDVLDPALMRPGRFDRQIVVPNPDITGREKILKVHMRNVPLAPDVDLKTLARGTPGFSGADLMNLVNEAALLAARRDRRLVSMAEFEDAKDKVMMGAERRTLVMSEEEKKLTAYHEAGHALVALHMPASDPIHKATIIPRGRALGMVMRLPEKDQVSLTRAKCYADLAVAMGGRVAEELIFGYDKVTSGASGDIQMATRLSKAMATQFGMSDSLGPLLYAENEEEVFLGHSVAKQQNVSDDTQKLVDAEIKRFVDEGYQKAKEILTEHQNELEIIAQGLLEYETLSGQEIRDLLGGTPPIRETDDEPTTPKGSAVPSAGSFKKGSESDGGGAEPQPEA, from the coding sequence ATGAACGCGAATTTCCGCAGTCTGGCTTTGTGGGTCATTATCGGCCTTTTGCTGGTGGCATTGTTCCAGCTGTTTCAAAGCCCGGCGCAACAAGCCAATACACAGGAGATTCCATTTTCGCAGTTTGTGACTGATGTGGAACAGGGCCGTGTCAAATCGGTCACGATCGTCGGTCAGCAGGTCACGGGACAAATGTCGGACAGTAGCGGTTTCCAGACCTATCTACCGCAGAATGACACGACGCTTATCCCTCTGTTGCAAGAAAATGGCGTTTCCATCACAGCCAAACCACAGACCGAGAGCTTCTCGCTGCTCAATGCGCTGATTTCCTGGTTCCCGATGATCCTTATTCTTGCTGTGTGGATCTTCTTCATGCGTCAGATGCAGGGCGGCGGCAAGGCCATGGGCTTTGGAAAGTCCAAGGCAAAGCTGCTCACCGAAGCACAAGGGCGCGTGGTGTTTGAAGATGTCGCCGGCGTGGATGAAGCCAAGGAAGATCTTCAGGAGATTGTCGAGTTTTTGCGCGATCCGCAAAAATTCCAGCGTCTTGGTGGTCGTATCCCGCGTGGCGTGTTGCTGGTTGGCCCTCCGGGCACCGGTAAAACCCTGCTTGGCAAGGCTATCGCCGGAGAGGCAAATGTGCCTTTCTTCTCGATTTCCGGTTCTGACTTCGTTGAAATGTTCGTTGGTGTCGGTGCGTCTCGTGTGCGCGACATGTTCGAGCAGGCCAAGAAAAACGCACCTTGCATCATCTTCATCGACGAGATCGACGCGGTGGGGCGCCATCGTGGTGCCGGTCTTGGCGGTGGCAACGATGAACGCGAACAGACGCTCAACCAGTTGCTGGTCGAGATGGACGGCTTTGAAGCCAACGAGGGTGTTATCCTTGTTGCTGCTACCAACCGCCCTGACGTGCTCGATCCTGCCCTGATGCGTCCTGGCCGTTTTGACCGTCAGATCGTGGTTCCGAACCCGGATATTACTGGTCGCGAAAAGATCCTTAAGGTGCATATGCGCAACGTGCCTCTGGCTCCGGATGTGGACTTGAAGACCCTTGCGCGTGGTACGCCGGGCTTCTCGGGCGCTGATCTGATGAACCTTGTAAACGAAGCTGCCCTTCTGGCCGCGCGCCGTGACCGCCGTCTGGTGTCCATGGCCGAGTTCGAGGATGCCAAGGACAAGGTCATGATGGGTGCCGAGCGCCGTACGCTGGTGATGAGCGAGGAAGAGAAGAAGCTGACCGCTTATCACGAGGCTGGTCATGCTCTGGTGGCGTTGCATATGCCTGCCTCTGATCCGATCCACAAGGCGACCATCATTCCGCGCGGTCGTGCTCTGGGTATGGTGATGCGTCTGCCAGAGAAGGATCAGGTGTCCCTGACCCGCGCCAAATGCTATGCCGACCTTGCTGTCGCCATGGGTGGACGCGTGGCTGAGGAACTGATCTTCGGCTATGACAAGGTTACTTCTGGTGCGTCTGGTGATATTCAGATGGCGACGCGGCTTTCCAAAGCCATGGCTACCCAGTTTGGCATGTCCGACAGCCTTGGTCCTTTGCTTTACGCTGAAAATGAGGAAGAAGTCTTCCTTGGTCATTCCGTTGCCAAACAGCAGAATGTGTCTGATGACACGCAGAAGCTGGTGGATGCCGAAATCAAGCGCTTCGTTGATGAAGGCTACCAGAAGGCAAAGGAAATTCTGACCGAGCATCAGAACGAGTTGGAAATCATTGCTCAGGGTCTTCTTGAATATGAAACCCTCTCCGGGCAGGAAATCCGTGATCTTCTGGGGGGGACGCCTCCGATCCGCGAAACGGATGACGAACCTACCACGCCGAAAGGATCTGCAGTGCCTTCTGCCGGGTCCTTCAAAAAGGGTAGTGAGTCTGACGGTGGCGGAGCAGAGCCTCAGCCGGAAGCCTGA